Within the Desulfobacterales bacterium genome, the region GTGAAGTTTTCCCTAGGCTGGCGCATGGAAAACAAATGGATCGGAAAACCCATTTTTTCCAGCAGCAGAATTTCATTGGATATAAAGGTTTCGGAGATTCGGGGATAACCCTTTAAAATCATACCTAAATAAGGCTGGTGGGGTGCATTCATGATCGTTTAGACCTGAAATCCTGAATGCGTTTTTGCATGGTCTCGATTCCGGTAAATCGAAATTGTGAAATGGCCTCAACATAGGGCGCGGGGTTTTCCAGAAAGGAAAAGATTTTCTCCTGCAAAATGTCCGGTCCCAGATCAGCCCATGGGATGTAATCAACCAGTTGATGGCGCTTGAATGCCTGGGCACGAATCAACTGCTCTTTGCGCGGCGTTTCACGGGGGATCACCAGGCTGGGTGTGCCCTGGTTTAAAATTTCACACAGCGTATTGTAGCCCCCCATACAGACCACCAAATTCGCCGCCGCAAATATTTTTTCCATTTGGCGATAGAAATGATATCCCCGCACGCCCAGCCTTCTGGCGCGCTTAAATATTTTGCGACGTTTGTTTTTGGGCATAAACGGGCCGGTAATCAAAACGCTTTTAAAAGGCAGCGGTTTTTCAGCAGATTCGAGCATGTTCACGTAATTGCGCATCACCAGATAGCCGTCTCCGCCACCGCCGGTGGTGACAACCACCAGCTTGTCATCGGGTTTGACAGCCAACTCTTTGCGGATATTGCTGACCGCCTCCGGGCCGGGTATCTTGCGCGGGATATACCCGGTAAAGTGTATTTTTTGACTGACCGCATCGGTGATCTCATATTCTTTGATCGGGTCGTAAAATTCGCGATTGCCGTATACCCATATTTCCGAATACAAGTTTTGCAATATTTCATAAACGCCTTTATCCTGCCAATCTCTTTTAACCGTAGCAGCATCATCCATGATATCTCTGAGGCCTAAAATAGCGCGGGTATTGGGAAGGGAACGCTTCAGCCACTTAAGGGTTGGCAACACCTCCTTGCGCAGGCCGAGCGGCTCTTTGTCCACGATAAAAAGCTGGGGTTGGAAGGTTTTGGCGGTGGCGGTAATAATATTTTT harbors:
- a CDS encoding glycosyltransferase, with the protein product MARNSTYNIMMYSHDTYGLGHIRRTMAIAAHLLGPRINILILTGSPIAGRFSFPEQIDFVRIPGMIKKTNDEYLPLSIKINARHALDIRKNIITATAKTFQPQLFIVDKEPLGLRKEVLPTLKWLKRSLPNTRAILGLRDIMDDAATVKRDWQDKGVYEILQNLYSEIWVYGNREFYDPIKEYEITDAVSQKIHFTGYIPRKIPGPEAVSNIRKELAVKPDDKLVVVTTGGGGDGYLVMRNYVNMLESAEKPLPFKSVLITGPFMPKNKRRKIFKRARRLGVRGYHFYRQMEKIFAAANLVVCMGGYNTLCEILNQGTPSLVIPRETPRKEQLIRAQAFKRHQLVDYIPWADLGPDILQEKIFSFLENPAPYVEAISQFRFTGIETMQKRIQDFRSKRS